The following proteins are co-located in the Schistocerca nitens isolate TAMUIC-IGC-003100 chromosome 2, iqSchNite1.1, whole genome shotgun sequence genome:
- the LOC126237162 gene encoding probable 26S proteasome non-ATPase regulatory subunit 3 yields the protein MVALAEQSADVEMKNADSPSGEGDAGDAKKDGDVVSIQDIREHARQIEKAVQNKEPRFILRVLRSLPNTRRKLNSVVLRGIITGFYTHSATEKDALLNFVEEPMETEGSTSQRMRSGKSSTAPLLPEVDAYIHLLVLLKLIDGRKYEDAVTCSDLLMQKVTAQNRRTLDLVTAKCYFYHSRSYELTNQLEKIRGFLHSRLRTATLRNDYEGQGVLINCLLRNYLHYNLYDQADKLVSKSVFPESASNNEWARFFYYLGRIKAARLEYSAAHKNLVQALRKAPQNAAVGFRQTVQKLAVTVELLLGDIPERQIFRHAALRRSLAPYFQLTQAVRMGNLQRFGEVLENFGPQFRADHTFTLILRLRHNVIKTAIRSVGLSYSRIAPADIAKKLGLDSPEDAEFIVAKAIRDGVIEATLDRERGYMRSKETTDIYCTREPQLAFHQRISFCLELHNQSVKAMRYPPKSYGKDLESAEERREREQQDMELAKEMAEEDDDGFP from the coding sequence ATGGTGGCTCTGGCAGAACAGTCAGCTGATGTTGAAATGAAGAATGCAGACAGCCCTTCTGGTGAGGGAGATGCTGGAGATGCGAAGAAAGATGGTGATGTTGTGAGCATTCAGGATATCAGAGAACATGCCAGGCAAATCGAAAAGGCGGTACAAAATAAGGAACCTCGATTTATATTGAGAGTACTGCGATCTCTCCCAAATACACGAAGAAAACTAAATTCTGTTGTCCTTAGAGGAATTATTACTGGTTTCTACACACACTCTGCAACTGAGAAAGATGCATTGTTAAACTTTGTGGAGGAGCCAATGGAAACAGAAGGTTCGACATCCCAGCGAATGCGTAGCGGAAAAAGTTCAACTGCTCCTTTACTGCCTGAGGTTGATGCATACATACATCTACTGGTCCTTCTGAAGTTGATTGATGGACGTAAGTATGAAGATGCAGTTACATGTTCTGACCTCCTTATGCAAAAAGTGACAGCACAGAATAGAAGAACTCTTGATCTTGTAACTGCCAAGTGCTATTTTTATCATTCACGAAGCTATGAACTTACAAATCAGTTAGAAAAAATTAGAGGATTTCTTCATTCTAGACTACGCACTGCAACTTTGCGGAATGACTATGAAGGACAAGGTGTCCTTATAAACTGTCTGCTTAGAAACTATTTACATTATAACTTATATGACCAAGCTGACAAACTGGTGTCAAAATCAGTTTTCCCGGAGTCTGCTAGCAACAATGAATGGGCTCGTTTCTTTTATTATCTTGGCAGGATTAAAGCAGCCCGTTTAGAATATTCAGCAGCACACAAAAATCTTGTTCAGGCATTAAGGAAGGCCCCACAGAATGCAGCAGTTGGGTTCCGGCAGACTGTCCAAAAGTTAGCTGTCACAGTTGAATTACTTTTGGGAGATATACCAGAACGACAGATCTTCAGACATGCTGCATTAAGGAGGTCATTAGCACCTTATTTCCAGCTTACTCAGGCAGTTCGCATGGGAAATCTTCAACGTTTTGGAGAAGTACTTGAAAACTTTGGTCCACAATTTAGAGCAGATCATACATTTACACTAATTTTGCGTTTGAGGCACAATGTTATCAAGACAGCAATCAGGTCTGTGGGCTTGTCGTACTCACGAATTGCTCCAGCAGACATAGCAAAGAAGTTGGGGCTTGATTCACCAGAGGACGCGGAGTTCATTGTCGCAAAGGCTATTAGAGATGGAGTTATTGAAGCCACATTAGATCGTGAAAGAGGCTATATGCGTAGTAAAGAAACTACTGATATTTATTGTACAAGAGAACCTCAATTAGCTTTCCATCAGCGTATATCATTTTGTCTGGAACTTCATAATCAAAGTGTAAAAGCCATGCGTTATCCTCCAAAATCATATGGCAAAGACCTGGAGTCTGCAGAAGAACGGAGGGAACGAGAACAACAAGATATGGAGCTGGCGAAGGAAATggctgaagaagatgatgatggttTCCCATAA